A section of the Oncorhynchus gorbuscha isolate QuinsamMale2020 ecotype Even-year linkage group LG06, OgorEven_v1.0, whole genome shotgun sequence genome encodes:
- the LOC124036993 gene encoding eukaryotic translation initiation factor 3 subunit J-A-like, which yields MAEGDSWDADTFDPDEPAIGAKKAVVADKWEGEDEDEDIKDNWDDEEEELKKAEEKKAAETKRSEKKKLAEKIKEKESLQRKKQEELRKRLEESNETELTPEEELAEKLQEEKRELTPEEELADKLQEEETELTPEEELAEKLQEETGLLLAQDAFGVVNNVKGIDAVSPSSKDDFTDFEKLLKDKITPFESSIHYSGFLESLFRDLCLSLEVEELKKVSNSLTVLLSEKQKQEKQLNKGKKKKKGVVAAGGMKAKMKDDLADYGEFDGGYAQDYEDFM from the exons ATGGCGGAGGGAGATTCATGGG atGCTGACACTTTCGATCCGGACGAGCCCGCAATCGGGGCCAAGAAGGCTGTTGTGGCAGACAAATGGGAAGgcgaggatgaggatgaggatatCAAG GATAACTgggatgatgaagaggaggaattGAAGAAGGCAGAAGAGAAAAAAGCAG CAGAGACAAAACGTTCAGAAAAGAAGAAATTAGCGGAAAAAATCAAAGAAAAAGAAAGTTTACAACGAAAAAAACAagaagagttgagaaagagg TTAGAGGAATCTAATGAGACAGAACTCACACCAGAGGAGGAGCTAGCAGAGAAACTACAGGAAGAGAAAAGGGAACTCACACCAGAGGAAGAGCTAGCAGATAAACTACAGGAAGAGGAAACGGAACTCACACCAGAGGAAGAGCTAGCAGAGAAACTACAGGAAGAGACTGGTCTTCTACTGGCTCAGGATGCTTTTG GTGTCGTCAACAATGTAAAAGGAATTGACGCTGTAAGCCCCTCTTCTAAAGATGACTTTACAGATTTTGAAAAGTTGCTAAAAGACAAGATAACACCGTTTGAGAGTTCCATACACTATTCCGGTTTCCTAGAGTCCTTGTTTCGAGACCTCTGTCTCTCAT TGGAGGTAGAAGAGCTAAAAAAGGTCAGCAACTCCCTTACAGTATTACTaagtgagaaacagaaacaggaaaAG CAGCTGAATAAAggaaagaagaaaaagaaaggtGTGGTTGCTGCCGGAGGGATGAAGGCCAAGATGAAGGATGACCTAGCGGACTACGGAGAGTTCGATGGAGGTTACGCACAAGACTACGAGGACTTCATGTGA
- the si:ch73-330k17.3 gene encoding IGFBP domain-containing protein, with protein sequence MIISHCHTQMWLLVVAVAVSLGVSGSETSHRSEAQSQTLQALHCPPCERIHCTHRRALKLQCKGGLTTGVCGCCPACARTAGESCGGTWDYLGKCDEGLVCVYQESVSAAEGIPDVEERKGICKAVLETLDVESCRPECTWEYCQANPNEVCSARSVSLEKQECHGTCQHTSCSSCLVLRPPSSASCPQTCAPSDPTCLHRFGRCVHNHLAEPHRHHHHPICHHNLQSNAEGYFVCLVPGCLN encoded by the exons ATGATCATCAGTCATTGTCATACACAGATGTGGCTGTTggttgtagcagtagcagtatcaCTGGGGGTGTCAGGGTCAGAGACCTCACACCGATCCGAGGCCCAGTCCCAGACCCTCCAGGCCCTCCACTGTCCGCCCTGTGAGAGGATCCACTGCACCCACCGCCGGGCCCTGAAGCTCCAGTGTAAAGGTGGCCTGACCACTGGGGTCTGTGGCTGCTGCCCAGCCTGTGCCaggacagctggggagagctgTGGTGGGACCTGGGACTACCTGGGCAAGTGTGACGAGGGGCTGGTGTGTGTCTACCAGGAGTCTGTCTCGGCTGCTGAGGGAATACCAGACGTAGAGGAACGTAAAGGTATCTGTAAAGCAG TGCTGGAGACCCTGGATGTGGAGTCCTGTCGGCCAGAATGCACCTGGGAGTACTGTCAGGCCAATCCTAATGAGGTGTGCTCTGCCAG GTCAGTGTCCCTGGAGAAGCAGGAGTGTCATGGTACCTGCCAGCACACGTCATGCTCCAGCTGTCTGGTCTTGAGACCCCCATCCTCAGCCTCCTGCCCACAGACCTGTGCCCCCTCAGACCCCACCTGCCTGCATCGCTTTGGGAGGTGTGTTCACAACCACCTGGCCGAGCCCCaccgtcaccaccaccaccccatctGCCACCACAACCTACAG AGTAATGCGGAGGGGTATTTTGTGTGCTTGGTGCCTGGATGTCTGAACTGA
- the LOC124036995 gene encoding protein mono-ADP-ribosyltransferase PARP16-like isoform X1: MQPPLPPDEVRELVCSCLHRDPVAADLRCSLFVAAAQSYKRDSLLRPYPPRYIRDTDTKEFDELLSDVSSLPGVRELVRLRPGKADHHLALTHWVLFSKSFAVKTLQKDEYVKLCNLTEAEGISTPVPDFLFELEYCDQMNVKFEKTRAGRDLFYAFHGSRLENFHSIIHNGLHCHLNKTSLFGEGTYLTSDLSMAVLYSPHGNGWRDSLLGPLLSCVAMCEVIDHPDVKCQVKRKDSETIDRQRSRARNSEGGEVPQKYFVVTNNQLLRVKYLLVYSQRRHLSRLVPASVLSEKTPFQTFPGQVMAGQTSLCHYDESLPTASHLHRYLQLHHIPLLLEPAIPVTSWCFSTSAQDGPA; this comes from the exons ATGCAGCCGCCACTCCCACCAGATGAAGTCAGGGAGCTGGTGTGTTCCTGTCTTCACAGGGACCCAGTAGCTGCTGACCTGAGATGCAGCCTGTTTGTTGCTGCTGCTCAGAGCTACAAGAGGGACTCACTGCTCAGACCCTACCCCCCCAGATACATCAGAGACACTGACACCAAGGAGTTTGATGAGCTG CTGTCAGATGTGAGCAGTTTGCCTGGTGTGAGGGAGCTGGTGAGATTGAGACCTGGCAAAGCTGACCATCATCTGGCCCTCACTCACTGGGTTCTCTTCTCCAAGAGCTTCGCTGTGAAGACACTACAGAAAGACGAG TATGTCAAGCTCTGTAACCTGACAGAGGCTGAGGGGATCTCTACGCCGGTCCCAGACTTTCTGTTTGAGCTAGAGTACTGCGACCAGATGAACGTTAAGTTCGAGAAGACGCGGGCGGGACGCGACCTCTTCTATGCATTCCACGGCAGCCGACTGGAGAACTTCCATTCTATCATACACAACGGACTACACTGCCACCTCAACAAG ACATCATTGTTCGGAGAGGGCACCTACCTCACCAGTGACCTCAGCATGGCGGTCCTCTACAGTCCCCATGGCAACGGTTGGCGCGACAGCCTCCTGGGACCGTTGCTAAGCTGTGTCGCCATGTGTGAGGTCATTGACCACCCAGACGTCAAGTGCCAGGTAAAGAGGAAAG ATTCGGAGACCATTGACCGGCAGCGATCCAGAGCCAGgaacagtgaaggaggagaggtcCCTCAGAAGTACTTTGTGGTCACCAACAATCAGCTGCTCCGAGTCAAATACCTGCTAGTGTACTCTCAGAGAAGACACCTTTCCAGGTTAGTACCTGCTAGTGTACTCTCAGAGAAGACACCTTTCCAG ACATTCCCAGGGCAGGTCATGGCTGGTCAGACATCACTTTGCCATTATGATGAGTCTCTACCTACTGCTTCTCATCTTCATCGGTACCTTCAACTCCACCACATTCCTCTCCTTCTGGAACCGGCTATTCCGGTGACGTCATGGTGCTTTTCCACTTCAGCCCAAGATGGTCCAGCCTGA
- the LOC124036995 gene encoding protein mono-ADP-ribosyltransferase PARP16-like isoform X2 codes for MQPPLPPDEVRELVCSCLHRDPVAADLRCSLFVAAAQSYKRDSLLRPYPPRYIRDTDTKEFDELLSDVSSLPGVRELVRLRPGKADHHLALTHWVLFSKSFAVKTLQKDEYVKLCNLTEAEGISTPVPDFLFELEYCDQMNVKFEKTRAGRDLFYAFHGSRLENFHSIIHNGLHCHLNKTSLFGEGTYLTSDLSMAVLYSPHGNGWRDSLLGPLLSCVAMCEVIDHPDVKCQVKRKDSETIDRQRSRARNSEGGEVPQKYFVVTNNQLLRVKYLLVYSQRRHLSRHSQGRSWLVRHHFAIMMSLYLLLLIFIGTFNSTTFLSFWNRLFR; via the exons ATGCAGCCGCCACTCCCACCAGATGAAGTCAGGGAGCTGGTGTGTTCCTGTCTTCACAGGGACCCAGTAGCTGCTGACCTGAGATGCAGCCTGTTTGTTGCTGCTGCTCAGAGCTACAAGAGGGACTCACTGCTCAGACCCTACCCCCCCAGATACATCAGAGACACTGACACCAAGGAGTTTGATGAGCTG CTGTCAGATGTGAGCAGTTTGCCTGGTGTGAGGGAGCTGGTGAGATTGAGACCTGGCAAAGCTGACCATCATCTGGCCCTCACTCACTGGGTTCTCTTCTCCAAGAGCTTCGCTGTGAAGACACTACAGAAAGACGAG TATGTCAAGCTCTGTAACCTGACAGAGGCTGAGGGGATCTCTACGCCGGTCCCAGACTTTCTGTTTGAGCTAGAGTACTGCGACCAGATGAACGTTAAGTTCGAGAAGACGCGGGCGGGACGCGACCTCTTCTATGCATTCCACGGCAGCCGACTGGAGAACTTCCATTCTATCATACACAACGGACTACACTGCCACCTCAACAAG ACATCATTGTTCGGAGAGGGCACCTACCTCACCAGTGACCTCAGCATGGCGGTCCTCTACAGTCCCCATGGCAACGGTTGGCGCGACAGCCTCCTGGGACCGTTGCTAAGCTGTGTCGCCATGTGTGAGGTCATTGACCACCCAGACGTCAAGTGCCAGGTAAAGAGGAAAG ATTCGGAGACCATTGACCGGCAGCGATCCAGAGCCAGgaacagtgaaggaggagaggtcCCTCAGAAGTACTTTGTGGTCACCAACAATCAGCTGCTCCGAGTCAAATACCTGCTAGTGTACTCTCAGAGAAGACACCTTTCCAG ACATTCCCAGGGCAGGTCATGGCTGGTCAGACATCACTTTGCCATTATGATGAGTCTCTACCTACTGCTTCTCATCTTCATCGGTACCTTCAACTCCACCACATTCCTCTCCTTCTGGAACCGGCTATTCCGGTGA